One genomic region from Terriglobus aquaticus encodes:
- a CDS encoding HsdM family class I SAM-dependent methyltransferase produces MAKRHNETCSDWASLLLRLEELILANSGENAFEELFKLLLVKFISETDRAEASPFDAACHPEEVLRRANRLLALADRRWPTLVNERFFRLRDDHLAICSALLGRQTICGTDYDVLDAAFEHMIAKASKGSKGQFFTPRHVVEFCVRLVDPKPGELICDPACGSGAFLMHAAKHTGEVKAGEQSTTPLFWGFDFDGRAIRVAKALSTFSGIQASRFLELNSLLRSHTPSLFARSTSHDDVLTIEDATGRWKRVRENGGFDVILANPPFAGEIKEAALLHDYTLGRGETKIERDVLFTERCIELLKPGGRMAIVLPHNKFAGASYVTLRRWLLERFAVKAVVSLGRSTFLPHTHQKTSILYGVKRDTVQRDLKPERITFAISDRAGKDGRGEFIMREGVTKNDSVWISVDHDFEQIVRTIKLSEQEN; encoded by the coding sequence ATGGCGAAGCGTCACAACGAAACATGTTCCGATTGGGCTAGTCTTCTTCTCAGGCTAGAGGAGCTCATCCTTGCGAATTCCGGTGAAAACGCGTTTGAAGAACTTTTTAAACTGCTGCTTGTAAAGTTCATCTCAGAAACAGACCGAGCAGAAGCATCACCCTTTGACGCTGCTTGCCATCCGGAAGAAGTGCTCAGGCGGGCAAATCGACTGCTTGCGTTGGCTGACCGCAGGTGGCCAACTCTCGTCAATGAACGCTTCTTTCGTCTGCGTGACGATCACCTCGCAATCTGCTCGGCTCTTCTCGGGCGCCAGACGATCTGCGGGACCGATTATGACGTCCTAGATGCGGCTTTCGAGCACATGATTGCGAAAGCATCTAAGGGCTCCAAGGGCCAGTTCTTTACGCCTCGGCATGTTGTCGAGTTCTGTGTCCGTTTAGTGGATCCAAAGCCAGGTGAACTGATCTGCGATCCAGCCTGCGGCTCCGGAGCATTTCTAATGCATGCCGCAAAGCATACAGGCGAAGTTAAAGCGGGCGAACAGTCTACAACTCCTCTGTTTTGGGGCTTTGATTTCGACGGTCGCGCAATCCGCGTTGCCAAAGCTCTGTCTACTTTTTCAGGTATTCAAGCCAGCAGATTTCTTGAACTCAACAGCCTTCTGCGATCACACACGCCTAGTCTGTTCGCGAGGAGTACATCACACGATGACGTTCTCACAATCGAGGATGCGACCGGTAGGTGGAAGCGAGTTCGCGAAAATGGGGGTTTCGACGTCATCCTCGCGAACCCTCCCTTCGCTGGTGAGATCAAGGAAGCAGCGTTGCTGCATGACTATACTTTGGGGAGAGGCGAGACGAAGATCGAGCGCGATGTGCTCTTCACCGAACGATGCATCGAGCTTCTAAAGCCCGGTGGACGAATGGCGATCGTTCTTCCTCATAACAAGTTTGCAGGTGCCTCTTACGTCACGCTACGGAGATGGCTCCTGGAGCGCTTCGCGGTGAAAGCTGTTGTGAGCCTCGGAAGATCGACGTTCCTCCCTCACACGCACCAAAAGACAAGTATTCTGTACGGCGTAAAGCGCGATACTGTCCAGCGCGACTTGAAACCTGAACGTATCACCTTTGCTATTTCAGATCGAGCGGGTAAGGATGGCCGTGGCGAGTTCATTATGCGTGAAGGAGTAACCAAGAATGACTCGGTCTGGATTTCTGTAGATCATGACTTCGAACAGATCGTTCGAACTATCAAACTCTCTGAGCAGGAGAACTAG
- a CDS encoding helix-turn-helix domain-containing protein, giving the protein MELKSQELELAVRLKQARLKAGLTQNQLARRMGRPQSFISKTETAERSPAFLEVVVLADLLGISIGDLIPRTLRKED; this is encoded by the coding sequence GTGGAACTGAAGTCCCAAGAACTGGAACTCGCCGTACGTCTCAAGCAGGCACGGCTGAAGGCTGGGTTAACTCAAAATCAGCTTGCACGTAGGATGGGCCGTCCTCAGTCCTTTATCTCTAAGACAGAGACGGCAGAGCGCAGTCCTGCCTTCTTAGAGGTGGTTGTACTCGCAGACCTATTGGGTATCAGCATTGGTGATTTAATTCCGCGAACACTACGGAAAGAGGACTAG
- the lepA gene encoding translation elongation factor 4: protein MDPKFIRNFAIIAHIDHGKSTLSDRLLEITGSLTQREMQAQVLDAMDLERERGITIKAHSVRMMYQAKDGNTYQLNLIDTPGHVDFSYEVSRSLASCEGALLVVDASQGVEAQTLANAYLAISNGLEIIPVINKIDLPSADIPRTKEMIENTVGLPADDAIAVSAKTGLNVEAILEAVVHLIPPPEGKADAPLQALIFDSWFDPYKGVIVLARVINGTLRTGQRIRLMSNGRTFDVESMGVLTPKPVEISTLSAGEVGFFVATIKDVADTKVGDTITDPSNPAAEPLPGFEDIKSMVFAGLYTVESHEHGALREALGKLKLNDASFSFEPESSVALGFGFRCGFLGLLHMEIIQERLEREFGLDLITTAPGVRYKIHLTGPRSESNIVEVENPSRWPDPTTIDFIEEPVITAKILTNEEYVGGILKLVEDKRGKQKNFEYVSGSRVMITYELPLNEIVLDFYDRLKSVSRGYASLDYHLSGMWTSPMVKMDILVSGEPVDALSVIVHRDFAYERGKALVHKMKELIPRQMFEVAIQAAIGSKIVARETVSAIKKDVLAKCYGGDISRKRKLLDKQKEGKKRMKRIGKVDIPQEAFLAVLKVGE from the coding sequence ATGGACCCCAAATTCATCCGCAACTTCGCGATCATCGCGCACATCGACCACGGCAAGTCGACCCTCTCCGATCGCCTCCTGGAGATCACCGGCTCGCTCACCCAGCGCGAAATGCAGGCCCAGGTCCTCGACGCCATGGACCTCGAGCGCGAGCGCGGCATCACCATCAAGGCCCACTCCGTCCGCATGATGTACCAAGCCAAGGACGGCAACACCTACCAGCTCAATCTCATCGACACCCCCGGCCACGTCGACTTCTCCTACGAGGTCTCGCGCTCCCTCGCCTCCTGCGAAGGCGCCCTCCTCGTCGTCGACGCCTCCCAGGGCGTCGAGGCCCAGACCCTCGCGAACGCCTACCTCGCCATCTCCAACGGCCTCGAAATCATCCCCGTCATCAACAAAATCGATCTCCCCAGCGCCGACATCCCGCGCACCAAGGAGATGATCGAAAACACCGTCGGCCTCCCCGCCGACGACGCCATCGCCGTCTCCGCCAAAACCGGCCTCAACGTCGAAGCCATCCTCGAAGCCGTCGTCCACCTCATCCCGCCGCCCGAGGGCAAAGCCGACGCCCCACTCCAGGCCCTCATCTTCGACAGCTGGTTCGACCCCTACAAAGGCGTCATTGTCCTCGCCCGCGTCATCAACGGCACGCTCCGCACCGGCCAGCGCATCCGCCTCATGTCGAATGGCCGCACCTTCGACGTCGAATCCATGGGCGTCCTCACCCCCAAGCCCGTCGAAATCTCCACCCTCTCCGCCGGCGAGGTCGGCTTCTTCGTCGCCACCATCAAAGACGTGGCCGACACCAAGGTCGGCGACACCATCACCGACCCCTCGAACCCCGCCGCCGAACCGCTCCCCGGCTTCGAAGACATCAAGTCCATGGTCTTCGCCGGCCTCTACACCGTCGAATCCCACGAGCACGGCGCGCTCCGCGAAGCCCTTGGCAAACTCAAGCTCAACGACGCCAGCTTCTCCTTCGAGCCCGAATCCTCCGTCGCCCTCGGCTTCGGCTTCCGCTGCGGCTTCCTCGGCCTCCTCCACATGGAAATCATCCAGGAGCGCCTTGAGCGCGAGTTCGGCCTCGACCTCATCACCACCGCACCCGGCGTCCGCTACAAAATCCACCTCACCGGCCCGCGCTCCGAATCCAACATCGTCGAGGTCGAAAACCCCTCCCGCTGGCCCGACCCCACCACCATCGACTTCATCGAAGAGCCCGTGATCACCGCCAAAATCCTCACCAACGAGGAGTACGTCGGCGGCATCCTCAAACTCGTCGAAGACAAGCGCGGCAAGCAGAAGAACTTCGAGTACGTCTCCGGCTCCCGCGTCATGATCACCTACGAGCTCCCGCTCAATGAGATCGTCCTCGACTTCTATGACCGCCTCAAGTCCGTCTCGCGTGGATATGCGAGCCTCGACTACCACCTCTCCGGCATGTGGACCTCGCCCATGGTCAAGATGGACATCCTCGTCTCCGGCGAACCCGTCGACGCCCTCTCCGTCATCGTCCACCGCGACTTCGCCTACGAACGCGGCAAAGCCCTCGTCCACAAAATGAAAGAGCTCATCCCCCGCCAAATGTTCGAGGTCGCCATCCAGGCCGCCATCGGCAGCAAAATTGTCGCCCGCGAAACCGTCTCCGCCATCAAAAAAGACGTCCTCGCCAAGTGCTACGGCGGCGACATCTCCCGCAAACGCAAACTCCTCGACAAACAAAAAGAGGGCAAAAAGCGCATGAAACGCATCGGCAAAGTAGACATCCCCCAGGAAGCCTTCCTAGCCGTCCTCAAAGTCGGCGAGTAA
- a CDS encoding M48 family metalloprotease: MRARSTVPALVALLTPLLSAQAGPVISGFVTKPGAAEYQVNAASVLCDPVTTKERVERKGEAVGNHLCPMRILGESVSVFGQKDKKAGVIHATEVEHDEITDIAVEGFALIDKVIAPPTASSGTVRADGLPLTIVPTTKLTFAQGSNLTIDRVSTNTWVRYTGTLHPDGTVTAASLLFSPNLIGSYEGKLRTKTDFDPSAVKEEDRQSSASRLFLGPKGKHIPASHNQAAQDRITAIGRKLIPAYQRNLPDSDPTKIDFRFQLVDDPKLHFTLSEPSGVIQIPESFPETLTDDSQLAAVLAGAIAEVLEKQALRAIPGNYGRSAVNLVGNAAGFLVPGLGFATSMVTAKSASIAEHHRLQQVARTSLAYMHDAGFDIAQAPTAWWRLADKKSRGLAETQMPYITQALYQTLAAAHRPSDPSN, encoded by the coding sequence ATGCGTGCTCGATCCACAGTTCCGGCGCTTGTTGCCCTACTTACACCTTTGCTCTCGGCACAAGCCGGCCCAGTCATCAGTGGCTTCGTCACAAAACCCGGAGCTGCGGAATACCAGGTCAATGCCGCCAGTGTCCTCTGCGATCCCGTCACCACGAAGGAGCGAGTCGAACGCAAAGGCGAAGCAGTCGGCAATCACCTCTGCCCCATGCGCATCCTCGGAGAGAGCGTTTCCGTCTTCGGTCAGAAGGATAAGAAAGCGGGCGTCATTCACGCGACCGAAGTAGAGCACGATGAGATCACGGACATCGCGGTAGAAGGGTTCGCCCTCATCGACAAAGTGATCGCCCCACCCACTGCTTCCTCCGGCACCGTGAGGGCAGACGGTCTTCCGCTCACCATCGTTCCGACGACTAAGCTCACGTTCGCTCAAGGCAGTAATCTGACCATCGATCGCGTTTCCACCAACACCTGGGTCCGCTACACCGGCACACTCCATCCGGATGGCACCGTCACCGCGGCGTCTTTGCTCTTCTCGCCTAACCTCATCGGCTCCTACGAAGGCAAGCTCCGCACCAAAACAGATTTCGACCCTTCCGCCGTCAAAGAAGAGGATCGACAGAGTAGCGCCAGCCGCCTCTTCCTGGGCCCGAAGGGCAAGCACATCCCTGCCTCTCACAATCAGGCCGCTCAGGACCGGATTACCGCAATTGGCCGGAAGCTTATCCCGGCGTACCAGCGCAACCTGCCCGACTCTGACCCGACCAAGATCGATTTCCGCTTCCAGCTCGTTGACGATCCCAAACTCCACTTCACACTCTCTGAGCCAAGCGGCGTCATCCAGATCCCCGAGTCGTTTCCCGAAACACTCACCGACGACTCCCAGCTTGCAGCGGTCCTCGCCGGGGCCATTGCGGAAGTCCTCGAAAAGCAGGCTCTGCGAGCAATTCCCGGCAACTACGGCCGGTCCGCCGTCAACTTGGTCGGCAACGCCGCAGGCTTCCTCGTGCCGGGGCTGGGTTTTGCAACCTCCATGGTCACTGCAAAGAGCGCCAGCATCGCCGAACACCATCGCCTGCAGCAGGTCGCCCGCACCAGCCTCGCTTACATGCACGACGCTGGCTTCGACATCGCACAGGCGCCCACCGCCTGGTGGCGGCTCGCCGACAAGAAATCCAGAGGCCTCGCGGAAACGCAAATGCCCTACATCACCCAGGCCCTCTACCAGACCCTCGCCGCAGCCCACCGTCCATCCGACCCCTCGAACTAA
- a CDS encoding TonB-dependent receptor → MQGKVWGGLRGAAVPVCLALCCCGVAFAQQAVTAASVTGEVVDPAGARVAGAAVTALQDETGVVTRVEADGAGRFRMPYLPPGRYLLRAEMTARGGAGMAAAEQRVTLAVGASVGVTLRMGGVETASTVAVQADAVTLETNRSQQSEVVARREFEAIPFQGRNYLDATLLTPGVSSTNTASTQTFAETASVVGQGYSVNSQRNFSNSVLVDGLSANDDASGLAGNLYSQDAVQEVQVVTSGGQAEFGRALGGYVNVLTRSGGDAWHGTAFGLLRNRVLNAANALSRSTLPLTQVQAGASIGGPVQRGRTFVFGNYEGRRLNTAGVLTIAGANAAAINARLNAVGYAGPRLAVASGGSTLYPTTVHTDVALVRVDRALRNDGRLSARWNTYSLRGANVRGAGGIADVSYGTALTDDNQTAAVSAEIPLGARTWSETRAQYVHDVLNAPPNVESPAVVVSGVANFGRYSFSPIGRADDMGELVQNFVLERGAHAFKAGADLLVHEDTITFPQAIRGSYTFASLAAFQSGQYNVGGYTQSFGNGVITQGNPNLGVYAQDEWRAARKLTLNLGVRWDLQWIETIRTDTNNVSPRVGLAWSPREGTVVRASGGIFYDRIPLRASANALLFSRNTTDPAQSRLLSYTYSPTTPGAPVFPSVASAPPANAVINYTLMNRGLALPYSTQASAGVEQVLPAGLVLGVSYQHVRGVHLLGQYNTNIRPDGTRPDPTRGNIKPYDTRWNSGFDGLEVSLRGAGKFMQGRVSYVWSKALDNVSEFFFSAPVNNFDFSVDRGRSDDDQRHRLTANASVHTNMARRDWLGGWELGGILQYTSRLPFTLVTGANTLQQTAARPCVAAFYGTQACAFALKGAVLPRNTGVGFDYVRVDARLSRTVSWGERQSLNFAIQSFNLGNHRNDMVPNTTFGTGRVDRPSTNPQFGAATAVDDARNLEVGVRYRF, encoded by the coding sequence ATGCAAGGCAAGGTTTGGGGTGGGCTGCGCGGAGCGGCGGTGCCGGTGTGTTTGGCTCTGTGCTGCTGTGGTGTTGCGTTCGCGCAGCAGGCGGTGACGGCTGCGTCGGTTACGGGCGAGGTGGTGGATCCGGCGGGGGCTCGGGTGGCGGGTGCGGCGGTGACCGCCCTGCAGGACGAGACGGGCGTGGTGACTCGTGTGGAGGCGGATGGCGCGGGCCGGTTCCGCATGCCGTACCTGCCGCCGGGGCGGTACCTGTTGCGCGCGGAGATGACTGCGCGGGGTGGTGCCGGGATGGCGGCGGCGGAGCAGCGGGTGACGCTGGCGGTGGGAGCGTCGGTGGGTGTGACGCTGCGGATGGGCGGCGTGGAGACCGCGTCGACCGTGGCGGTGCAAGCGGATGCGGTGACGCTGGAGACGAACCGGTCGCAGCAGAGCGAGGTGGTTGCGCGGCGGGAGTTTGAGGCGATCCCTTTTCAGGGCCGCAACTACCTGGATGCGACGCTGCTGACGCCGGGTGTGAGTTCGACTAATACGGCGAGTACGCAGACGTTTGCCGAGACGGCGAGCGTGGTGGGGCAGGGATACAGCGTGAACAGCCAGCGCAACTTCAGCAACAGCGTGCTGGTGGATGGGTTGAGCGCGAACGACGATGCGAGCGGCCTGGCCGGCAACCTGTACAGCCAGGATGCGGTGCAGGAAGTGCAGGTGGTGACGAGCGGTGGGCAAGCCGAGTTTGGCCGCGCTCTGGGCGGGTATGTGAACGTGCTGACGCGGTCGGGCGGCGATGCCTGGCATGGAACTGCGTTCGGTCTCTTGAGGAACCGTGTGTTGAACGCGGCGAACGCGTTGAGCCGGTCGACGCTGCCGCTGACGCAGGTTCAGGCGGGTGCGAGTATTGGCGGACCGGTGCAGCGTGGGCGCACGTTTGTGTTTGGCAACTATGAAGGGCGGCGGCTGAACACGGCGGGCGTGCTGACCATTGCGGGGGCGAACGCGGCGGCGATCAATGCGCGGCTGAATGCCGTGGGGTATGCCGGGCCGCGACTGGCCGTGGCGAGTGGTGGGAGCACGTTGTATCCGACGACGGTGCATACCGATGTGGCGCTGGTGCGGGTGGACCGGGCGTTGCGGAACGATGGACGGCTGAGTGCGCGGTGGAATACGTATTCGCTGCGCGGGGCGAATGTGCGTGGAGCTGGCGGGATTGCGGATGTGAGCTACGGTACGGCGCTGACGGATGACAACCAGACGGCGGCGGTGAGCGCAGAGATTCCGCTGGGTGCGCGCACGTGGAGCGAGACGCGCGCGCAGTATGTGCATGATGTGCTGAACGCGCCGCCGAACGTGGAGAGCCCGGCGGTGGTGGTTAGTGGTGTGGCGAACTTTGGGCGCTACAGCTTTTCACCGATCGGGCGCGCGGATGACATGGGCGAGCTGGTGCAGAACTTCGTGCTGGAGCGTGGAGCGCATGCGTTTAAGGCTGGTGCGGATCTGCTGGTGCATGAGGATACGATTACGTTTCCGCAGGCGATCCGCGGGTCGTACACGTTTGCCTCGCTGGCGGCGTTTCAGAGCGGGCAGTACAACGTGGGCGGGTACACGCAGAGCTTTGGCAACGGCGTGATTACGCAAGGCAATCCGAATTTGGGCGTGTATGCGCAGGATGAGTGGAGGGCGGCGCGGAAGCTGACGCTGAACCTCGGCGTGCGGTGGGACCTGCAGTGGATTGAGACGATCCGCACGGATACGAATAATGTTTCGCCGCGAGTGGGGCTGGCATGGTCGCCGCGCGAGGGCACGGTCGTGCGGGCGAGTGGCGGCATTTTTTACGACCGTATCCCGTTGCGGGCGTCGGCGAATGCGCTACTGTTTTCGCGGAACACGACGGACCCGGCGCAGTCGCGGCTGCTGAGCTATACCTATTCACCGACTACGCCAGGAGCGCCGGTGTTTCCGAGCGTGGCGAGTGCTCCGCCGGCGAATGCGGTGATCAACTACACGCTGATGAACCGAGGGCTGGCGCTGCCGTATTCGACGCAGGCGAGCGCGGGCGTGGAGCAGGTGCTGCCGGCGGGGCTGGTGCTGGGAGTGAGCTACCAGCATGTGCGCGGCGTGCATTTGCTGGGGCAATACAACACGAACATTCGGCCGGATGGGACGCGGCCAGACCCGACGCGCGGGAACATCAAGCCGTATGACACGCGGTGGAACTCGGGCTTTGACGGGCTGGAGGTGAGCCTGCGCGGTGCGGGTAAGTTCATGCAAGGACGCGTGTCGTATGTGTGGTCGAAGGCGCTGGATAACGTGAGCGAGTTCTTCTTTAGCGCGCCGGTGAACAACTTCGATTTCAGCGTGGATCGCGGGCGCAGCGACGATGACCAGAGGCACAGGCTAACGGCGAACGCGAGCGTTCATACGAACATGGCGCGCCGGGATTGGCTGGGTGGATGGGAGCTGGGCGGGATTCTGCAGTACACGTCGCGGTTGCCGTTCACGCTGGTCACAGGTGCGAATACGCTGCAGCAGACGGCGGCGCGGCCTTGCGTGGCGGCGTTTTATGGGACGCAGGCGTGTGCGTTTGCGCTGAAGGGGGCGGTGCTGCCGCGGAACACGGGCGTTGGATTCGACTATGTTCGGGTGGATGCGCGGCTGTCGCGAACGGTGAGCTGGGGCGAGCGGCAGAGCCTGAACTTTGCGATCCAAAGCTTCAACCTGGGCAATCACCGGAACGACATGGTGCCGAACACGACGTTTGGGACGGGGCGGGTTGACCGGCCGTCGACGAACCCGCAGTTTGGGGCGGCGACGGCGGTGGACGATGCGCGGAACCTGGAGGTTGGGGTGCGGTACCGGTTCTAG
- a CDS encoding transcriptional regulator encodes MALKKRSEQEARTGEDGRFAYEGLDRVIHERARLGVLTALVTNRKGLTWNELKTMCSLTDGNLSRHLGILEGDGLVVQEKGESGNRPQTVVKVTPEGKKRYVSYLKTLEQVVKDAAAEATGRKLGFARG; translated from the coding sequence ATGGCTTTGAAGAAGCGGAGTGAGCAGGAGGCGCGGACCGGCGAGGACGGGCGGTTCGCGTATGAGGGGTTGGATCGCGTGATCCACGAGCGGGCCCGTTTGGGTGTGCTGACGGCGCTGGTGACGAATCGCAAGGGTCTGACATGGAACGAGCTGAAGACGATGTGTTCGTTGACGGACGGCAACCTGAGCCGGCACCTCGGGATTCTGGAAGGGGACGGGCTGGTGGTGCAGGAGAAGGGTGAGAGCGGGAACCGTCCGCAGACCGTGGTTAAGGTGACGCCGGAGGGGAAGAAGCGGTATGTGAGCTACCTGAAGACGCTGGAGCAGGTGGTGAAGGATGCGGCGGCGGAGGCGACCGGGCGGAAGCTGGGCTTCGCGCGCGGTTAG
- the creD gene encoding cell envelope integrity protein CreD — protein sequence MGSPVWGGQGSMPGPQGAAGMPGGSFGVGPRLDAISRGLKFLVVCGLALLMSLMALFVAWLTEDRSTRAASVRQELSAEAGGPQMFLGPVVLVPYTEPNADPKQPARESVFVFAPSVGKADVVVQAEERRRSLYRVPVIRSEVTLESDFQPEDLRAVLPAHATADWSRAAIAIGVSNARAALSDGVLETKDGPARLGPIELQHVLAIDAPAENARGLVGGNARALTVLGVNAAHLQSSGAFQVKARLNFSGAERVTLLAYGRTTAVTMQGNWADPGFTGPVLPQERSVTKRGFAARWSVPSMARTLGGVVDVTAMGTLGETAMTTELVEVADAYQSVERALKYAPLFLALVFLSYFLFEVTAGRPVHVAQYVLVGVAQLVFYLLLLSFAERIGFDLGFLLGGVATVLLLGLNAGWVFRSERERWRALVIFSALYAMIYGLLRMEDNALLLGALGSFAAIAAAMFWTRGLDWYGGESARATQGSHSADMQTGA from the coding sequence ATGGGAAGTCCAGTATGGGGTGGACAGGGCTCGATGCCAGGGCCGCAAGGAGCTGCGGGCATGCCAGGCGGCTCGTTCGGAGTTGGGCCTCGCTTGGATGCGATTTCGCGGGGGCTGAAGTTCCTGGTGGTGTGCGGCCTGGCGTTGCTCATGAGCTTGATGGCGCTGTTTGTGGCGTGGCTGACGGAGGATCGCAGTACGCGAGCAGCGAGTGTGCGGCAGGAACTGAGCGCGGAGGCGGGTGGCCCGCAGATGTTCCTGGGACCTGTGGTACTGGTGCCGTACACGGAGCCGAATGCCGACCCGAAACAGCCGGCGCGGGAAAGTGTGTTCGTGTTTGCACCCTCCGTGGGCAAGGCAGACGTGGTGGTGCAGGCGGAAGAGCGTCGGCGGTCTTTGTATCGAGTGCCTGTGATTCGGAGCGAAGTGACGTTGGAGAGCGATTTCCAGCCGGAGGACCTGCGGGCTGTGCTGCCCGCACATGCAACGGCAGACTGGTCGCGAGCAGCGATTGCGATCGGCGTTAGCAATGCAAGGGCGGCACTCAGCGATGGTGTGCTGGAGACAAAAGATGGGCCGGCGCGACTGGGCCCGATCGAACTGCAGCATGTCCTGGCGATCGACGCGCCCGCAGAGAACGCGCGAGGGCTGGTGGGTGGCAATGCGCGCGCGTTAACGGTGCTGGGCGTGAACGCCGCGCACCTGCAGAGCAGCGGAGCGTTTCAGGTGAAGGCGCGGTTGAACTTCAGCGGTGCGGAGCGGGTGACGTTGCTGGCGTATGGGCGAACGACCGCAGTCACGATGCAGGGGAACTGGGCCGACCCGGGCTTCACGGGACCGGTGCTGCCGCAGGAGCGCAGTGTGACGAAGCGTGGTTTTGCGGCGAGATGGTCTGTGCCGTCCATGGCGCGCACCCTGGGCGGTGTGGTGGACGTGACAGCGATGGGAACACTGGGCGAGACCGCGATGACGACGGAGCTGGTGGAGGTAGCGGATGCCTACCAGTCGGTGGAGCGGGCGCTGAAGTATGCGCCGTTGTTCCTGGCTCTTGTGTTTCTTTCCTACTTCCTGTTTGAGGTGACGGCGGGGCGCCCGGTGCATGTGGCGCAATACGTTCTGGTGGGCGTTGCGCAACTGGTGTTTTATTTGCTGCTGCTGTCGTTCGCAGAGAGGATCGGGTTCGATCTGGGATTTCTGTTGGGCGGAGTGGCGACGGTGCTGCTGCTCGGACTGAACGCCGGATGGGTGTTCCGCAGCGAGCGGGAGAGATGGCGGGCGCTGGTCATCTTTAGCGCGCTGTACGCGATGATCTATGGCCTGTTGCGTATGGAGGACAACGCCCTGCTGCTGGGAGCGCTGGGGAGCTTTGCGGCGATCGCGGCGGCGATGTTCTGGACACGCGGGCTGGACTGGTATGGCGGCGAGAGCGCCCGTGCAACGCAGGGCAGTCACTCTGCCGATATGCAGACCGGAGCGTAG